A single region of the Candidatus Fermentibacter sp. genome encodes:
- a CDS encoding BamA/TamA family outer membrane protein, giving the protein MLQAALASLALASASGSTAGAVVDSISISGAEDFGRGALLDGSGLRIGASLMEITPSEVRSAILSNLTSEGYIEATVDVQWPEWYEETGIVRIEVSEGRRSLLGPLVFTGNSVMSARDLLTAVDFTSGVTLTPGVIDDLRSSLLELYSKHGYVLASVETSLLPFDPASPDSLPAYRGVECDISEGRQIRLGSVDVQGLETVRKMVVTREILLSEGDSLDMEMMRRSISAIYDLGLFSDVRFVYDGLTEGRDSVDLRVQVTERPYRQLDLGAGYASPSALILSAYWMHPNIMGNNQSLTIGSGWTRYFEEDGGDIVEPELLYEEPYIASTRWKGSFRLSYLYFSLPGLEERGYGGEVAVTRSLAEDVELEVGYSLSRNKYYEVGSGGVEEEYDWTTTSQIGASLELDSRDEVLDPRTGHYLRGAGALSGGLLGGRSFYRIEGEARVFKPVVRDAILAWRARGGVVFPYGDETEISPGERFFLGGGSTIRGYAFNTVGPEDSEGNPTGGRVMILGNIESRMRILGSLWVALFLDTGGLWESVDEISLNTAGLGVGMGLRFVTPFGPLRLDYGFAPTWTDGLTRGRPYLALGHPF; this is encoded by the coding sequence ATGCTCCAGGCCGCGCTCGCATCACTCGCACTCGCTTCCGCATCCGGCTCCACGGCCGGTGCGGTGGTCGACTCGATCTCCATCTCCGGTGCGGAGGACTTCGGCAGGGGTGCCCTGCTAGACGGCTCCGGGCTCCGCATCGGTGCATCCCTGATGGAGATCACTCCTTCCGAAGTCCGGTCCGCGATCCTCTCGAACCTGACTTCCGAGGGCTACATCGAGGCGACCGTGGATGTCCAGTGGCCGGAGTGGTACGAAGAAACGGGCATTGTCAGGATAGAGGTGTCCGAGGGCAGGAGGAGCCTCCTCGGCCCCCTCGTCTTCACCGGCAACTCGGTGATGAGCGCGCGCGACCTCCTCACGGCGGTCGACTTCACGAGCGGAGTCACTCTCACGCCCGGCGTCATCGACGACCTGCGCTCGTCCCTGCTCGAGCTCTACTCGAAGCACGGCTACGTCCTGGCATCCGTCGAGACATCCCTTCTACCCTTCGATCCCGCATCGCCCGACAGCCTGCCCGCCTACCGCGGCGTGGAGTGCGACATCTCCGAGGGCCGGCAGATCAGGCTCGGGAGCGTCGACGTGCAGGGTCTCGAGACGGTTCGCAAGATGGTCGTCACGCGGGAGATACTCCTCTCGGAGGGCGACTCCCTGGACATGGAGATGATGAGGCGGTCAATATCCGCCATCTACGACCTCGGCCTATTCAGCGACGTAAGGTTCGTCTACGACGGCCTGACCGAAGGCCGCGACAGCGTCGACCTGCGCGTGCAGGTGACCGAGAGGCCCTACAGGCAGCTCGACCTCGGCGCGGGCTACGCCTCTCCATCGGCTCTGATCCTGAGCGCCTACTGGATGCATCCCAACATCATGGGGAACAACCAGAGCCTGACCATCGGCTCGGGGTGGACCAGGTACTTCGAGGAGGACGGCGGCGACATCGTGGAGCCGGAGCTGCTCTACGAGGAGCCCTACATAGCCTCGACGAGGTGGAAGGGGAGCTTCAGGCTCAGCTACCTGTACTTCAGCCTGCCCGGCCTCGAGGAGAGGGGCTACGGGGGCGAGGTCGCGGTGACCAGGTCCCTCGCCGAGGACGTCGAACTCGAAGTCGGATACTCGCTTTCGAGGAACAAGTACTACGAGGTGGGTTCGGGCGGCGTCGAGGAGGAGTACGACTGGACCACGACCTCCCAGATCGGCGCGAGCCTGGAGCTGGACTCGCGGGACGAGGTGCTCGACCCGAGGACCGGGCACTACCTGAGGGGCGCCGGAGCCCTTTCCGGAGGGCTCCTCGGGGGCAGGAGCTTCTACAGGATCGAAGGCGAGGCGCGGGTCTTCAAGCCGGTCGTGCGAGACGCCATACTGGCCTGGCGCGCGAGGGGCGGCGTGGTCTTCCCCTATGGCGACGAGACCGAGATCTCGCCGGGCGAGAGGTTCTTCCTCGGCGGCGGTTCCACGATCCGCGGATACGCCTTCAACACCGTGGGCCCCGAGGACTCCGAGGGCAACCCCACCGGCGGCCGCGTAATGATCCTCGGGAACATCGAGTCGCGGATGCGCATCCTGGGCTCGCTGTGGGTGGCCCTGTTCCTCGACACCGGCGGCCTGTGGGAGTCGGTCGACGAGATCTCCCTGAACACGGCAGGCCTCGGCGTGGGGATGGGGCTCAGATTCGTGACCCCGTTCGGCCCGCTCAGGCTCGACTACGGGTTCGCCCCGACATGGACGGACGGCCTCACACGCGGACGCCCCTACCTGGCGCTGGGGCACCCGTTCTGA
- a CDS encoding translocation/assembly module TamB domain-containing protein: MAGNRFRSFPPRSVAGGFVLMLLSAYFAILTGFLSDTIGDVIGRRFSHDSLTVTIEGARTDLFWNTSVDLVHVTDPNGLVVDVEDSRVRGALHTFLLFRRIRSLEVSRLDITIPRPRPGREPSTLVGILDNIDRGIVTGADSLFLYDGTIRDSLGPLLDDMNLVASVTRHRGANVTAARASLWIRDLGRITGSGQASLADRVVSSSGFSASTPFGNLYFEGTLEGETSELAVEFSGAAAYDEPEIPLDLELDFEGTIGGTLRTPVLETLLRNGRAEAFGHPVDFSVDTLVVAVDSMTLDSVSLEGLELSGEGLRISAGCAYAFGSGEWHASATAAMDGFDPSALTADAPRADLNGTLTADLRGTQAGPGSGSASISLAGSVFEGIPISGLDASATMQPGRWTLSAQGASPGITAMVDASGSAGMDLVPSTYSGRLGVAVEDASSIPGITLPESLSVLNASGNFSFAGNRSSVSVEGSAAVGEIGIGGGVRAVGSSIEGAVQIADSPRGSLTLSIDSLVTPLDTFGADASLAFGDGEYTLSELEAVSRGGITVTAGATYREGDPALLLVEGLRVGSSKQRIIQDGAMLCILDSSSVAVDTAWVRTPHGTLALEGQAAGTTSDFSLSGRHIDLSQLGGLLHLGTGVSGTGQFDVTANTVDGVSTASFDGRITGPSYGAYQADSITLDIDLAGGDLTVNRVSSWDDGVASTLNAYVEDVATADGYSLEPGNIVRAELMLNRLGDWVFYALPIPLRTRGADISARLEYMRDAPAGRRITVEAVASIERLFITTLNMYLSNVVMHLQPDSSEFGTRLTLSSADSSRGTIMATLLLDIDQDSLPAINLDAFDFRADFDAFRASVGGFANVMFSGYLEAEGNDPALVRPEVTGKIQILEGIIGMPGDVAAGETSQPQPLPVDLHISIRGERDLWFRSSLADIEMILDLTVSTQQGFPTVSGTLTSSRGKVHLLQKDFDITEGAVEFLPGFPMEQRIDITAITVVRGAIDRASYTITVVIQGSPTDPVITLSGEGPAGSLTQEDILALLAVGITYGELQQMDSGALQTQLSGAAQNYVGQLLARSLREGVGLDQLELTPDLLADSTSLTLNIGKYVLPDLFVAFEGDIFSSEPGTISAQYYIRPDLYLVGSTKSTLHGEQEPSMELHYTLRY, encoded by the coding sequence ATGGCCGGGAACCGCTTCAGATCGTTCCCTCCGAGATCGGTGGCGGGGGGGTTCGTCCTCATGCTGCTGTCGGCCTACTTCGCAATCCTCACCGGTTTCCTCTCCGACACCATCGGTGACGTCATAGGCAGGCGGTTCTCGCACGACTCCCTCACCGTGACGATAGAGGGCGCCAGGACGGACCTCTTCTGGAACACCAGCGTAGACCTCGTGCACGTAACCGATCCGAACGGCCTGGTGGTGGACGTGGAGGATTCGAGGGTCCGCGGCGCCCTGCACACGTTCCTGCTCTTCCGCCGGATACGCTCGCTCGAGGTCAGCCGCCTGGACATCACCATCCCCAGGCCCCGGCCCGGGCGCGAACCCTCCACGCTGGTCGGGATACTCGACAACATCGACAGGGGGATCGTCACCGGAGCCGACTCGCTGTTCCTGTACGACGGCACCATACGCGACTCGCTGGGCCCGCTGCTGGACGACATGAACCTCGTGGCGTCCGTGACGAGGCACAGGGGCGCGAACGTCACGGCCGCCAGAGCCTCGCTCTGGATACGCGACCTCGGCAGGATCACCGGGAGCGGGCAGGCGAGCCTTGCCGACAGGGTGGTGTCCAGCAGCGGATTCAGCGCTTCGACCCCCTTCGGGAACCTGTACTTCGAGGGAACTCTCGAGGGTGAGACCTCCGAGCTTGCCGTGGAGTTCTCCGGGGCCGCCGCCTACGACGAGCCGGAGATCCCCCTCGACCTCGAGCTGGATTTCGAGGGGACGATCGGCGGCACGCTGAGGACCCCGGTCCTCGAGACGCTGCTGCGGAACGGGCGGGCCGAGGCCTTCGGACATCCCGTGGACTTCTCCGTGGACACCCTTGTCGTCGCAGTGGATTCGATGACCCTCGATTCGGTCTCGCTCGAGGGGCTGGAGCTGTCCGGGGAGGGGCTCAGGATCTCGGCCGGATGCGCCTATGCCTTCGGGAGCGGCGAATGGCACGCCTCCGCCACCGCCGCCATGGACGGGTTCGACCCGTCGGCGCTGACCGCCGATGCACCCCGGGCCGACCTCAACGGCACCCTGACGGCGGATCTCCGGGGGACGCAGGCGGGCCCCGGGTCGGGTTCCGCATCGATCAGCCTCGCCGGCTCGGTGTTCGAGGGCATCCCGATCTCCGGTCTCGACGCCTCGGCCACCATGCAGCCCGGAAGGTGGACGCTCTCCGCCCAGGGAGCGAGCCCCGGGATCACCGCGATGGTCGACGCCTCGGGCTCCGCCGGCATGGATCTCGTCCCCTCGACGTATTCGGGAAGGCTGGGCGTCGCGGTCGAGGATGCCTCCTCGATCCCGGGCATCACGCTACCCGAGAGCCTCTCGGTCCTGAACGCCTCGGGGAACTTCTCCTTCGCGGGGAACAGGTCGTCCGTTTCCGTGGAGGGTTCTGCGGCCGTTGGCGAGATCGGCATCGGAGGGGGTGTGAGGGCCGTGGGATCGTCGATCGAGGGCGCCGTCCAGATCGCGGATTCCCCCAGGGGTTCCCTGACCCTGTCTATCGACTCGCTGGTCACGCCGCTCGACACCTTCGGGGCGGATGCCTCGCTCGCGTTCGGAGACGGCGAATACACCCTCTCGGAGCTGGAGGCGGTCTCGCGCGGCGGCATCACCGTCACCGCAGGCGCGACCTACAGGGAGGGCGACCCGGCCCTGCTGCTCGTCGAGGGCCTGCGCGTGGGCAGCTCGAAGCAGAGGATCATCCAGGACGGCGCGATGCTCTGCATCCTCGATTCGTCCTCGGTGGCCGTCGACACGGCCTGGGTGAGGACTCCCCACGGCACGCTCGCGCTCGAGGGGCAGGCGGCCGGTACGACCTCGGACTTCTCCCTCTCGGGCAGGCACATCGACCTGTCACAGCTCGGCGGGCTCCTCCACCTGGGAACGGGGGTGTCGGGAACGGGGCAGTTCGACGTGACGGCGAACACGGTCGACGGAGTGAGCACGGCCTCGTTCGATGGCAGGATCACCGGGCCGTCCTACGGGGCCTACCAGGCCGACAGCATCACGCTCGACATCGACCTGGCCGGAGGCGACCTGACGGTGAACCGGGTATCCTCATGGGACGACGGCGTGGCCTCGACCCTCAACGCCTACGTCGAGGACGTCGCGACGGCCGACGGCTACTCGCTCGAGCCCGGCAACATCGTGAGGGCCGAGCTCATGCTCAACCGCCTGGGCGACTGGGTCTTCTACGCGCTGCCCATCCCCCTGCGCACGAGGGGGGCCGACATCTCGGCGCGGCTGGAGTACATGCGAGACGCCCCGGCCGGCAGGAGGATCACCGTCGAGGCGGTAGCCTCCATCGAGAGGCTCTTCATCACGACCCTCAACATGTACCTGTCCAACGTGGTGATGCACCTGCAGCCCGACTCCTCGGAGTTCGGGACGAGGCTTACTCTGTCATCGGCCGACAGCTCCAGGGGCACCATCATGGCCACCCTCCTGCTCGACATAGACCAGGATTCCCTGCCGGCCATCAATCTCGACGCCTTCGACTTCAGGGCCGACTTCGACGCCTTCCGGGCCTCCGTCGGGGGCTTCGCCAACGTCATGTTCTCGGGCTACCTGGAGGCGGAGGGCAACGACCCGGCACTGGTGAGGCCCGAGGTGACGGGCAAGATCCAGATACTCGAAGGCATCATCGGGATGCCCGGGGATGTCGCGGCGGGGGAGACGTCGCAGCCGCAGCCCCTCCCCGTCGATCTCCACATCTCGATCCGCGGCGAGAGGGACCTGTGGTTCCGCAGCTCCCTTGCCGACATCGAGATGATCCTCGACCTCACCGTCTCCACACAGCAGGGATTCCCGACGGTCTCGGGCACCCTGACGTCGTCCAGGGGCAAGGTGCACCTGCTGCAGAAGGACTTCGACATCACCGAGGGCGCGGTGGAGTTCCTGCCCGGCTTCCCGATGGAGCAGAGGATCGACATCACCGCCATTACTGTGGTCAGGGGCGCGATCGACAGGGCCTCCTACACCATCACCGTCGTCATCCAGGGATCACCGACCGATCCCGTCATCACCCTCTCGGGGGAGGGCCCTGCCGGGAGCCTCACGCAGGAGGACATCCTCGCCCTCCTGGCGGTGGGGATCACGTACGGGGAGCTGCAGCAGATGGATTCGGGGGCACTGCAGACCCAGCTAAGCGGGGCGGCGCAGAACTACGTCGGCCAGCTCCTCGCCCGCAGCCTGCGCGAGGGCGTCGGACTCGACCAGCTCGAGCTGACCCCCGACCTGCTGGCCGACTCGACGAGCCTGACGCTCAACATCGGCAAGTACGTGCTGCCCGACCTGTTCGTGGCGTTCGAGGGCGACATCTTCTCGTCGGAGCCCGGTACGATCAGCGCCCAGTACTACATCAGGCCCGACCTCTACCTCGTGGGCAGCACCAAGTCCACGCTGCACGGTGAACAGGAGCCCTCCATGGAGCTCCACTACACTCTCAGATACTAG
- a CDS encoding PrsW family glutamic-type intramembrane protease — protein sequence MTLVLTILASLLPTALLMWFFYRSDLFPEPPRMLFRTFGLGVLATIPAVALESLASSVFAPLGNPARSLLEAFVTAALVEESLKLLVLRGYSFRKSSFDEPMDGIQYGVASALGFATLENVLYVVEGGLGVAVMRGLLSVPGHASWGAMLGFFAGRGVLSGRKARWSLAGLALAVLFHGLYDFPVMLAFQGDKAYSSPGTQALMFLLLLAVSVAGWVIVAKTVARTRRRQKDRVPSGEVPAAEPVTRTLYRGSMRGSPVGSWLLVIIGALVGIGGGLMTAGLLIAFATGQVDDPASTAIGGVIAGILPLAAGILMYALGMRGLRRNRAPTPQTAGDC from the coding sequence ATGACGCTGGTCCTCACAATCCTCGCCTCGCTCCTACCGACGGCTCTCCTGATGTGGTTCTTCTACCGGTCCGACCTCTTCCCCGAGCCGCCCAGGATGCTCTTCCGGACGTTCGGCCTCGGGGTGCTCGCGACCATCCCCGCTGTTGCCCTGGAATCCCTGGCCAGTTCCGTGTTCGCCCCCCTGGGGAACCCGGCAAGGTCTCTCCTCGAAGCCTTCGTCACCGCGGCCCTGGTCGAGGAGTCGCTCAAGCTGCTTGTCCTGCGGGGGTATTCGTTCAGGAAGTCCTCCTTCGACGAACCGATGGACGGCATCCAGTACGGGGTGGCCTCGGCCCTGGGCTTCGCAACCCTCGAAAATGTGCTCTATGTCGTCGAAGGCGGCCTGGGGGTCGCCGTCATGAGGGGGCTGCTCTCGGTGCCCGGGCATGCCTCGTGGGGAGCGATGCTGGGCTTCTTCGCGGGCAGGGGCGTGCTGTCGGGAAGGAAGGCGCGGTGGTCGCTCGCGGGCCTCGCCCTGGCGGTGCTCTTCCACGGCCTCTACGACTTCCCGGTCATGCTGGCGTTCCAGGGCGACAAGGCCTACTCCTCCCCCGGCACCCAGGCACTGATGTTCCTGCTCCTGCTCGCCGTGAGCGTTGCCGGGTGGGTCATCGTCGCGAAGACGGTGGCCCGGACCAGGAGGCGGCAGAAGGACCGGGTTCCGTCCGGAGAGGTCCCCGCCGCGGAACCTGTGACGAGGACGCTCTACCGCGGCTCGATGAGGGGATCGCCCGTCGGTTCCTGGCTTCTCGTGATCATCGGCGCGCTCGTGGGGATAGGCGGCGGGCTTATGACGGCCGGCCTTCTGATTGCGTTCGCCACGGGCCAGGTGGACGATCCGGCCTCCACCGCCATCGGCGGGGTGATCGCCGGGATCCTGCCGCTGGCCGCCGGGATCCTGATGTACGCCCTCGGCATGAGGGGTCTGCGCCGGAACCGCGCACCCACGCCGCAGACCGCCGGAGACTGCTAG
- a CDS encoding DNA-3-methyladenine glycosylase, protein MTASVMEARPEGAGGWLGPPPGFFLRPTTELAPALLGCLLLTDRAGGRTSGVIVETEAYTMDDPASHSYRGPTRRNRSMFAPGGTAYVYSIYGLHVCFNVAAGPAGCGEAVLVRALEPVEGLAEMQRRRELPGSRPASGPALLCRALGITMDDDGADLSLGTGPGPALLVPADVPGGSVGISPRIGVTRAADWPRRFYLSGNLFLSRRSP, encoded by the coding sequence ATGACCGCAAGCGTGATGGAAGCGCGCCCGGAAGGCGCAGGCGGATGGCTCGGGCCCCCCCCGGGGTTCTTCCTGCGCCCCACGACGGAACTCGCACCGGCCCTGCTGGGCTGCCTGCTCCTCACAGACCGCGCCGGCGGGCGGACTTCGGGCGTGATCGTCGAGACCGAGGCCTACACCATGGACGATCCCGCCAGCCATTCGTACCGCGGACCCACCCGCAGGAACCGCTCGATGTTCGCGCCGGGCGGCACCGCCTACGTCTACTCGATCTACGGCCTGCACGTCTGCTTCAACGTGGCCGCCGGGCCGGCCGGGTGCGGGGAGGCCGTGCTGGTGAGGGCGCTCGAGCCCGTCGAGGGGCTCGCGGAGATGCAGCGACGGAGGGAGCTGCCCGGTTCCCGGCCTGCGAGCGGCCCGGCGCTGCTCTGCCGGGCGCTGGGGATAACCATGGATGACGACGGCGCCGATCTCTCGCTCGGCACCGGCCCGGGGCCCGCCCTTCTCGTTCCAGCGGACGTGCCCGGAGGGAGCGTGGGCATCTCGCCCAGGATCGGCGTCACGAGGGCCGCGGACTGGCCGCGGCGGTTCTACCTCTCCGGGAACCTCTTCCTCTCGAGGCGGTCACCGTAG
- a CDS encoding sigma 54-interacting transcriptional regulator, with product MRKPRCISRRFLPGGREEAISESGSGLSLSRSFTSGIGEKAVRAWFEAISRVSVEGVVVPSCLASTGTDRYSLSIPLDDPGGIDRHLPPPGEVARSLEALHGAGFLHLDLASLPFAASGGRVATILWGDACISAPPSSMAPEVAAGGFCGPWSDFWQFGCYLKVFIERFGSDPRLARIAEELTSHSPRKRAHAAYEAGLFPGRAAPEPVPRLPDRPVSVIVGGAWQTRDAVLDEAVCAATRRGWPARIVRCSPFEEGRPLPGIPPGSRRTVSAPDLISKLFTGVSGVTRLLVVDQADFASLDLLHMLSEMAETKPPHLRLIVSAASAGSLPDLPGAQMLELDDGPSLAEDVPFEAGSPGWAGPSCYGPLTRRSHGEVRRPPAADTDDLWAEGAFRHIAAAWERGLLPPGTRGRAAECFLKTGRPAEALATAGPEDGLVRAGALLQSGLPAEAERALTAPGVQGHPAARARLLSDILLDMGRLAEAEECLAGFSDPESVTRRASVADLRGDPAGALALTEEALASGDTEGRSGLLCVRCTMQMRLGFYSDASVSADEAVAIDRDRADSAGLARSLQERGRVREVLGMWREALEDYRFSSLLSSELGLRARRPVEIDMFVLESRMGLLEDAARTRAVLGRLPGYEPGSTGSITLDLVDSCAAALVGGGQEALSRAERGAARSAELGMPLSQGLCLLYKGVMLDMAGESDEARSALRHSRALAGLLGDRHLSLLSGIALAETGEPPEPGALRGLASGLGLASEELEAGIVTGPDDARSDALSRLVGLPSPLRACILASRFGHGRDRSVLEALRAVRRELMSKMDEETAERFGRITSPLEPHSSSCVPGTAERIAAVLSAFSEWYRGHSAGLEGLDELAGRLGLESLSTTPEAGVLLDAGPPPVYASGSELSDARMIAPLVSAVLGQLVETPRPDAAGDEFPEIRGGSERMMELKSAMSRVARLDLPVLVTGETGTGKELVARGLHGVGRPGGPFVAVDCGAIPEGLLESELFGARRGAYTDLRSDRSGLLAEADGGTLFLDEIGNLPAALQAKLLRVLETGRFRPLGANTEMKAGFRLVAATNADPAELAGGGRFRPDLYYRISVIILRTPPLRERPEDIPELAALFARQVSGSRDISIPGPVLRRLKAHPWPGNVRELRNVVQRAAAFSTDTKLGEKDLAFDPSPSRTDRHFLMEPLERAVGRHVAEVLEACGGSMARAAAVLECDPKTVRKYAGLYGDRLERKRFPER from the coding sequence ATGCGAAAACCGAGATGCATCTCCAGGAGGTTCCTCCCGGGAGGCAGGGAGGAGGCGATATCGGAGTCCGGGAGCGGGCTGTCGCTCTCCAGGTCATTCACTTCCGGCATCGGGGAGAAGGCGGTCCGGGCCTGGTTCGAGGCCATATCACGGGTATCGGTCGAAGGGGTGGTCGTGCCCTCCTGCCTCGCATCGACGGGTACCGACAGGTACAGCCTCTCGATCCCCCTCGATGATCCCGGCGGCATCGACAGGCACCTCCCCCCGCCCGGGGAGGTGGCGCGATCCCTCGAGGCTCTTCATGGAGCCGGATTCCTCCATCTCGATCTCGCATCCCTCCCGTTCGCCGCATCGGGGGGCAGGGTCGCGACCATACTGTGGGGTGACGCCTGCATTTCGGCTCCACCTTCATCCATGGCCCCGGAAGTCGCGGCCGGGGGCTTCTGCGGCCCATGGTCCGACTTCTGGCAGTTCGGCTGCTACCTCAAGGTCTTCATCGAGAGGTTCGGAAGCGATCCCCGGCTCGCGCGCATCGCGGAGGAGCTGACCTCCCATTCTCCCCGGAAGAGGGCACATGCGGCCTACGAGGCGGGGCTGTTCCCCGGGCGGGCGGCGCCGGAGCCTGTTCCGAGACTTCCAGACCGGCCTGTTTCGGTCATCGTCGGAGGGGCCTGGCAGACACGGGACGCCGTGCTTGACGAGGCAGTCTGCGCCGCGACGAGGAGAGGGTGGCCTGCCAGGATCGTCCGATGCTCTCCGTTCGAGGAGGGCAGGCCCTTGCCGGGCATCCCGCCCGGCTCGAGGAGGACGGTGTCGGCGCCCGATCTCATCTCGAAGCTGTTCACCGGGGTCTCCGGCGTGACCCGCCTGCTGGTCGTCGACCAGGCGGACTTCGCCTCTCTGGATCTGCTCCACATGCTGTCCGAGATGGCGGAGACGAAACCTCCGCATCTCCGTCTCATCGTCTCCGCGGCTTCTGCCGGGTCACTCCCGGACCTGCCCGGAGCCCAGATGCTGGAACTCGATGACGGGCCTTCGCTTGCGGAGGACGTCCCTTTCGAGGCAGGCTCTCCGGGATGGGCAGGGCCTTCGTGCTACGGTCCCCTGACCAGGAGGTCCCACGGTGAAGTCCGGCGCCCGCCAGCGGCCGACACTGACGATCTCTGGGCCGAGGGGGCCTTCCGGCACATCGCCGCGGCATGGGAGAGGGGGCTGCTGCCTCCCGGGACGAGGGGGCGGGCCGCAGAGTGCTTCCTGAAGACGGGCAGGCCGGCGGAGGCCCTCGCCACGGCCGGCCCGGAGGACGGTCTGGTGAGAGCCGGGGCGCTCCTTCAGTCGGGCCTTCCCGCCGAGGCCGAGCGTGCCCTCACGGCTCCAGGGGTTCAGGGTCACCCTGCGGCCAGGGCCAGGCTGCTCTCGGACATCCTCCTCGACATGGGCAGGCTGGCCGAAGCGGAGGAGTGCCTCGCCGGCTTCTCGGACCCCGAATCGGTCACACGGAGGGCCTCTGTCGCAGACCTCCGCGGCGACCCCGCCGGGGCCCTGGCCCTGACCGAGGAGGCTCTCGCTTCCGGTGACACGGAGGGCAGATCAGGCCTGCTCTGTGTCCGGTGCACGATGCAGATGCGCCTGGGCTTCTATTCCGACGCCTCTGTGTCGGCGGACGAGGCTGTCGCGATAGACCGCGACCGCGCCGATTCCGCGGGGCTCGCGCGCAGCCTGCAGGAGAGGGGTAGGGTGCGCGAGGTGCTCGGCATGTGGAGGGAAGCCCTCGAGGACTACAGATTCTCTTCCCTGCTGTCCTCGGAACTCGGTCTCCGGGCGAGGCGTCCGGTCGAGATCGACATGTTCGTGCTCGAATCCAGGATGGGCCTCCTGGAGGATGCGGCGCGGACCAGGGCCGTCCTCGGGAGGCTCCCGGGATACGAGCCCGGCTCCACTGGCTCGATCACGCTGGATCTGGTCGACTCGTGCGCCGCAGCCCTGGTCGGAGGCGGACAGGAAGCCCTCTCCAGGGCCGAGAGGGGCGCCGCGAGGTCGGCCGAGCTCGGCATGCCGCTGAGCCAGGGGCTGTGTCTCCTCTACAAGGGAGTCATGCTCGACATGGCCGGCGAATCCGACGAGGCAAGATCCGCCCTCAGGCATTCCAGGGCGCTCGCAGGCCTCCTCGGGGACAGGCATCTCTCGCTCCTGTCAGGCATCGCGCTCGCGGAGACCGGTGAACCTCCGGAGCCGGGTGCGCTCCGCGGGCTCGCATCCGGACTCGGTCTGGCGAGTGAGGAGCTGGAGGCCGGGATCGTCACCGGGCCGGATGACGCACGTTCCGATGCCCTCTCGAGGCTCGTCGGGCTCCCCTCCCCTCTTCGGGCCTGCATTCTGGCATCCCGATTCGGACACGGCAGGGACCGGTCGGTCCTCGAAGCCCTTCGGGCGGTTCGCCGTGAACTCATGTCGAAGATGGACGAGGAGACCGCTGAGAGATTCGGCAGGATCACCTCGCCCCTCGAACCGCACTCGTCCTCATGCGTTCCCGGGACTGCGGAGCGGATAGCCGCGGTCCTGTCGGCATTTTCGGAATGGTACAGAGGTCATTCGGCGGGCCTCGAGGGCCTGGATGAACTCGCAGGCAGGCTCGGGCTCGAGAGCCTTTCGACGACGCCCGAGGCCGGCGTGCTGCTCGATGCCGGGCCTCCTCCAGTCTACGCCTCGGGCTCCGAACTCTCTGACGCGCGCATGATCGCCCCCCTCGTCTCCGCCGTCCTCGGCCAGTTGGTCGAGACTCCGCGGCCCGACGCTGCCGGAGACGAGTTCCCCGAGATAAGGGGCGGATCCGAACGCATGATGGAGCTGAAGTCGGCCATGAGCAGGGTGGCCAGGCTGGATCTGCCGGTACTCGTCACCGGCGAGACCGGAACCGGAAAGGAGCTGGTGGCCAGGGGACTGCATGGCGTCGGACGACCCGGGGGCCCGTTCGTCGCAGTCGACTGCGGGGCGATCCCGGAGGGCCTGCTCGAATCCGAGCTCTTCGGAGCCAGGAGGGGAGCCTATACCGATCTCCGCAGCGACAGGTCCGGGCTGCTCGCCGAAGCCGACGGGGGAACGCTGTTCCTGGATGAGATCGGGAACCTGCCGGCCGCCCTCCAGGCCAAGCTCCTCAGAGTCCTGGAGACAGGGAGGTTCAGGCCTCTGGGAGCGAACACCGAGATGAAAGCCGGTTTCAGGCTGGTGGCCGCCACGAATGCCGATCCGGCTGAACTCGCAGGTGGCGGTAGATTCAGACCCGACCTCTACTACAGGATTTCGGTCATCATCCTCAGAACGCCACCCCTGAGGGAGAGACCGGAGGACATACCCGAACTCGCCGCGCTCTTCGCGCGGCAGGTTTCTGGATCCCGGGACATCTCCATCCCGGGCCCGGTCCTCCGCAGGCTGAAGGCGCATCCCTGGCCGGGGAACGTCAGGGAGCTGCGGAACGTGGTGCAGAGGGCGGCGGCCTTTTCCACGGACACGAAGCTCGGAGAGAAGGACCTCGCATTCGACCCGTCCCCCTCTCGAACCGACCGTCATTTCCTGATGGAGCCCCTCGAAAGGGCGGTTGGAAGACATGTGGCGGAGGTTCTGGAGGCCTGCGGCGGTTCGATGGCCCGCGCTGCAGCGGTGCTCGAATGCGATCCCAAGACGGTCAGGAAGTATGCCGGGCTCTACGGTGACCGCCTCGAGAGGAAGAGGTTCCCGGAGAGGTAG